The sequence below is a genomic window from Lepus europaeus isolate LE1 chromosome 20, mLepTim1.pri, whole genome shotgun sequence.
TTAGTGTACTTATTAAGAAGAGTTAAACTGCCTTTTGTAATATTTGGTTTCTCactaatttttcatttccttatgaTTATTTTTTAGACTTACAAATTGACAGAGTTAaagcttcaataaatatttcacaaaatacTGATGAATGTTTTTTCCCAATTATTAGATATttgttcaacatttaaaaatgttggcAAACTTCAAACAAGTCAGTAAACAGGgctctatattttaaaaagcacataaaTGAATAACTTATCAGCTGTTCTAGGCAAGCGGAATACTGGAATAAATTAGATAGAAACTCAGCTTTAAGCATATACtttgatatttataaaaatttttttcctttttacatcTGAATCAATACATACAAACTTACATATCAAGAGTTTTGGCTGTAAATTAAATATTAGGCTTTTATACTGTCCTCATCCCCACCTCTTCCTAACTCCTAGCTTTTCTCTTCCTTACTCCCATTCTCTTAACACCGTCCCCCAAATTATCAATCTTTCAAATAGTGACAATAGTATCATTTAACCCAGCTGGTGCAGGTAATATTTCTCAGAACCAGGCCTGAATCATAAAAACAATGCACCTAACTCTTTTATTCTGGCCTAaggatgagattttttttttttcccaaaacaacaacaaaaaaatgcttCTGATTTAAGATTGATTCCAATAGACAACAAatataagttgaaaaaaaaaaaaaaaaccagcccaGAGTTTTGATTAACATTCTGTCTTCCCCACAGGGGATAACTTGTAGGGAGGAGAGGGGTtggggagaagaaagaggagggaatTTGATCCCTGTACATTGAAAGAGGGCCTTACTAAATATTCACTGGAAGTTCCAGCCTTTTTCCCATCCAAATTTTTGAAATGTGCCCACCTAGTTCAGAGTAAAAGCAAAAACTATAGCCTATCCTTCTTAAAAATACTGTGTTTTGCACACAAACATTCATTGctttaagaacattaaaaaatgaCAGCCTGAAGTGCTTAAAATGTGTAAGGACATGGTACAagacatgtatatatacacacagatatgCATATGCACAAgcaatgtatatatacacatacaagcATGTAGTCTCATGAATTTGAACTTGATATCCAACAGTGTACAACTACTGTACATCCAGTATGAAATGTCCTGTTTCATGGATGCAAAAGGAGTCAAAAACCAAACCTGTCAGGTCGTTGAAGCCCCAACACAATCCACCTTACTCAACCTTGAACCTCAACCCCTGACTCATTAATGGTGAATGGTACCAACCACAGACAGACTGTTTAAAGGCTCACACAAATGTCTTTGGTGTATGTGTCTATTTTTTAAggtacaaaataataataataattataattataataataaaaatagctatTTTGTGTGCTGTAGCAGTTCTTTTATAGCTCACATTAAGTGCAGCTCttaaaccccacccccacccccacccaaagaAAATACTTGTTAAATAAGGATTAGACAGGTCAAACACCATTGTAGTGCAAATAGTAaacgataaaaaaaaaacaacatttacaAAATATAGAAATGTTTGGATCCAACAGATGGACAAACATATTCCTTTCAAGTATCTCtccttgaagaaaataaaaattaatcaggTTACTTCCAATACAAAAAAGTCTCTCTTTTTGTTCTCTCTCAGGTAAACAGTTTCAAACCTATTAGGTTGCATAGTTCTAAGATCATAAGCACCTTAACGAAATGTAACTTGGTATTCTTTTTCCCTTGATCTTTCGCTCTTCCCATTCctgttctcaatttttttaatattggttttgttttgtcttgttgtAAAAGTGGTGCAGAAAAAGAAAGTGTGACCACCTGCACACTATTGTCCTTTTACcagtatgtggtgtgtgtgtgtgtgtgtgtgtgctgatagACACAGAGATCGGGTCACACAGACATACCTTATGACCTGGGTAATTGGGTGGGAAAGTGCCTATGACTGGCTCTTTCAAACTCATGGCTTTCTAGATGCTATTTGGGTCATGTTAGTCCCCATTACTGCAGACTAGACAAGTCGACTTCGGGGCTCGCAAGAGAACTGCAAGGGGGGAGAGGACAATACCCCATTTACAACTGGCATCATCAGTTTCATTTCAGAACAAATGAAGGGTACAccattctccctttccctctcaatTCCTGTCTCCTTCACTGCTTCATCTCTGAGCCCTggctaaggattttttttttttttccacatcttcCTTCATCTGTTTCATCAGATCAGGTTTTGCTTTtaggttagtttttttttttttttaatttctatttttttctggttgTTTAACtcagaaacctttaaaaaaaaaagtcttcattttgCCACTGTCTTTTCTGGACACCTCtcactcccttccccctccctcaggGCGGGCAGCTCTATGAGCAGCCACACTCCTCCACGATCATGTTCTGAATGTCTTTTTTGATGATGTTCTGGCCATCGTCATAGTATAACATGGACATGGGTCTCAGCTTGGTGGGCACACAGCACGATTTGAGGTTGGCAAAGGGGCTGTGACCCCGCATGCGGTAGTGGTTGATGACTGTCGAGTGGAAGGAGAGCGAGGAGCCCGACGTGCCTGCTATGTGGCTCGGGCACTCGCCCTCGCAGTAGTTGGCGTGATAGCCAGAGGGAGCGATGATCCAGTCATTCCAGCCAATGTCCTTGAAGCTGACAAAGAACTGTTTCTTACAGCAGATGTTGACCTTGCCGTCACACTCCAAGCCACGCCGGCGGCGGCGATGAGGGTGGTCTTCCGACTGCCGGGCCTGCAGCATGAGGAAAGGTCTGTGCGactgctccttctcctcctccgcCCCGCCTTCGCCTCCgtccttcttcttcccttccccctcctcctccttcttcttcctcttgccCAGGAGCACCAGGCTGGCACCACTCTCCTGGCACTGCTCGCAGGCAATCCGCACGTCCAGGGAGCTCTTGCCCTGGTCCAGCAACCGCTGGATGCTGCTGGAGACGGGGAAGATGTGCCAGGTGCTCTTGCGAGCATCCACCACCTTTTCCGACAGCAAGAGTTCGCTTCTCTCCCCCTTCAAGCCCACCTCCTCGGCCTCATCCCCTGTGTCCAGGAGGCCCTGTGGGTGCTTCTGTTGCTGGAAGAGGCGGATGGTGACTTTGGTCCTGGTCCTGTTGGCCTTGGGGACCTTTAGGAAAAGCCAGACCTCCGCCCGCTCCACCACGGACAGGTCACTGCCCTCCTTGGAAATCTCAAAGTGCAGCGTCTTCCTGGCTGTGCCTGAAGACAAAACACAGCACAAGAGAACAGAAGGACACTGGTTAATTCATCAGTACTTGTGTCTCCTTGCTGATTTCAGGCGAGCAGCAGTCTTTCCTTAACGGACCATCTAGAATAGGGGTTAGCAAATTACAGCAAAGACtggttttcacatttttaaatggttgaagAAAAACAGTATTTGGTGACACGTGCAAATTGTCTGGAAACTAAATCAGTGCCCGTCAACAATGCTCTTTTGGAAGAGAGTGATGCTCATTTTTCACATGCTGTCTACAGCTACTTCTGCATCACAGCAAGGAGTTGGGTACCTGCTACAGACACCCTCTGCTGGCCCCCAAAGCTTGAAATATTTGCTCTCTGTCCCTTAATGGGAACACATTTTTGGAATCTTTGCTCTCAAATGCAGAGAGCCTGGGGAGTGCATCTCAGCTTCATCTTCTACACAATGGGAACACCATCATGACATTCGACCCCTCGTCCCACAGTCTAGAAGGATCACATGGGGTAACACCAAAGTCCTGCCCCCACTAAGTAGTGTGGGTCCATGCACGCCCGTGTGCAGGTGCACCCTGAGCTAGTCTCCCTTCCTCATCCCCATCTTTCCCTATGTCCCTATCCCCTCTTCCCCGGGTCGCCTTGCCTCTGCTTCCATTGAGTCAAGCTTCTCTCCAATTCACTCCTCTTCTGAGCAGCTGGAGGCACCATTCCCCAAGGTGGAGCTGATCAGGCCACTCCCTCTTGAAGTCTTTAATGACTTCCTAGGGCTAGGTGGCCAACGGGCACTGTTGCTGCCTTCAGCTCCAGCTCTCACTCAGCCTCCTGTTCCGTCTGATCCTTCTGTGTGGCGTTTCTCAAGCTGTCTCACCCGAAgtcagtgacacctgttgttccTGCTATCCAGAGCACACCTGCCCCATCCCAACACAGCCCCCTCGGTGCCCTTCGTGAGGCCTCCGACACTTCTTTCAGAAGCCTCTTCTTACATCTCCTCCACTGTCATCCTCTTGCCCGTGTAGGTTGGGATGCCCAGTGTGTGAGCTCCTGACTCATTCATTGTCATAGTCTAGCGCTGAGCAGAAGGTAGACAATTAGTTCACCACTTATTGTCCAGTGGAGTCATCCTCAGCATGGAGCTGCATGAAATTCAGAAAGTTGTCTACCTCTGAATCCATATTTTAGCCCCCGTCCCTTTAGAATACAGCTGACTGAGCACCAACAGCATGCTTCAGAGAGCGATTGCTGCTAATTTACAGGAAATCCCTGCACTGTCAGGGTAGCTGGATTCATCAATCATTCAGTTCTAACCTAATTCTAAAATTAGAAATTCatctatttccttctcttttcataAGCACCTGAGCGTTTATTCATGCAAGAACGTTTACTATAAGAAGCAAGTAATCAGAACAGGGCTTTTTGACTCATCAAACATTTCCCCTCAATTCCATTTTTGCCACACGGCAGTTTATAAAAATACGTCCCCTTGTACATGACCATGTACCTACTTAAAACTGTCTGCTGTGCATGCATTTCATGTATGAATCTGGGAACAATCTTCAAGTTCATCTGAGAACTCTCACTCCCTAGGAGGATCTCCCTGCCTGGATTTCTATAGCTAACGGAAATCCAGCCATACTTATCACTCCAGGCCCTGAGATGTTTACGGTACTATAAATTTTAGGCACAGTTTCAAGTTCTCTGCAGCAGACGGCCGCTTTTCTGTGCATTGCGCACTGTAGATTCTGTTCTTAATTTAACACACTCTGTACACTGTGATTATGATAGTGGTAAATTCACTGGGGCAGGGGCCAAGGAGGGCTGCAGATGGCTATGAAAGGTTCCCAGGCGTTTTGTATCAACTTGCCATGATGAGGATGGCAGTGGTAAGGGGAGTTCCTTTGCCTCTGACCTCAAGTCTCTGGCAGGAGTTGAAATGAATAATGAAACTGGCCCTGTGATTAGATAGGACTCCAGAGCAGGCAGCACTTAGAGGGGGAAGCTGGCTTATTTTAGGAAACAGGCTGACTTTTCTTCCCCCAAGAAATGTGACTTCTATATTCCCCTTTGCTATGAATTggtggattttgtttatttgtttgttttttaggaaAGCGAAAGAGAAGATTCCAAGAAGCACAGCTTAATTATTTAAATCCAAAAAGGCAACCAGCATCAGATTTTAAGGTGCTAGGGTCCTGCCAAAAGCAGAAGAAAAGGCTGGGGGGAACCTCCCAAGCCTggggcactggccccaaggagcTGCAGGCTCCCTCCCTGCGTGGGCACCCTGCCCTGTGGAGCCTGTTAACAAGCTACCTGCTGTTTCCCCTTCTGCCTCTAGGCAGGCCAGCCTCTGAAACCCTAACCAGCACAGGGTGTCACTCTGAAGACAGAGAGATAGTAGCTGCTAAATTAGAGAAGCCAGAGGGCACgaggttgtgttttgtttttctaggaaAGAGTGTGTGAAACCAAAGCATCTGACAGTACCCCAGATGGGAAGACTCCCTGGGTGTCAGGTAGCTCATCCTCACAGGGCTCCTGTGCGCTCATCCACGCTGGACAGGAGGGGTTGAGGATGAAGGCAGATGGATAGCGGTCTTGACCTGCCTGTCTTGGACTGTCCATGAATCAAGGCCACAGACATCTACAGATGCCTGGgggtggagggaaagagagagttaATTGCTGGGACCAGAACAAGTGACAGCCGCATGCAAATTGCTTTTGTAGGGCCAGGGAGGCTGAGGCCACTGGCTTTCAGTCACATAGTCCACAGGACAGCCCCTCATTTCACAAGAGCAGGTTTCTAAGGCACGATAGAGCCCCACCCCTTCTTCACAGGCAGCTGTACTTGGAAGCAAATGATTTAGTGTTCCTGAGAGAGGATTGTACAAAGAGAGTGCTCATTAGAGGGGGCTCAATCTGTCAGGTGCTGTTATATTAGGATCAGAGAGTCATCATAAAATGACTTTCATGCTGGTCTTGGCTGATAATTAACTGGATGGCATCGCCTGCGTGTTGTGGGGAGGCACGAGCACTGATTTATGCATCAGTTTAATGATCTGAGCTGAAAGACGCCCTTGCCTGTATTTGCATCCACTGCCTGcgtgctttctctctcccccatatTTCTGACATTTGGATTTTCCCCCTACTAATTGACATGCCTGTCGCCTCCTTCTCCTGGTGTCCATTTCTGGAACTGCTATTTGTACATTGCATGATattttatcaggaaaaaaaataaaactgagatcCAATTTCCTGAAAATGCGGTTGCCATAATGCTCAGGAACAGGGGGACGAGAGAGAATCAAGTCTTCCTCATGTCCACCTCACATGCAGGTACATTTTACAAGTTCTATTGTTTTCTGACTTATAAAGCAGtgcatattttttgttctattacaTTAGCTTTCATtgcagaagggggtggggagagcgagTCGGCTGAAGCTGACATGGAATTCATGTTCATCAGGGCTGAAGGTTTTAGAAATATAAGCCCCAAATGTCTTAggtttgaaaaaaatagaagagctaACCAGTTGAGTGATGCTGTTCCCTTTATCTCTCTGTTACCTGGAAGAGACTGCTTGGCTGCAGTATCACTTTCAGCATGCCATACCCCAAGCTGCAAATCTCTCTgcataacaaattgaaaaaaaaaaaaagggaaaaggctGCCTGAGGCTGAGACATTTAGGATCAATTTCTAATGTTTCAGGTTTGCTTTACATAGTTCGTGCTGTAAAATCCTGAAATGGAAGCCTTCCCATAATGCTTCCTGAGCAGGTAAGGCATTAGTTTGTACAGGTGCGTTCTGGGTTCCTACACTACAGCCTAGCTAACCAGATATAGCTGGCTGCTTTGCTAACCTTTCATTACCTACTCTCTCTCATAatattcttttcttcctctgtgcTATTTTTTCCCCTCCCGAGGCTGGTGAGCAAAGCTTGTATCACAGCCTGCTCTGCCTGACTAATTCACTAAGAAAGTCCCACGCAAACCCATGTGGGTGATATTATTTCATCATTTAAGCCCCTCTGAGCTTGATGGACACATACCAAAGGGTGAGAAAAAAGGTGCAGAAAAACGGGTAGGGATAAATGTTCTACCTTGCAGGGGAATACCTCTGAAATGCTGCCTGATGGGAGGGAAGCCGGTGTAAGCTGGGAGCAGACACCTGAAAGGGTATTTCAGtgcattttcctttgctttcaaaatactccaaatgtttcaaataaatcaatcatggAAGCGCACCAAGGGTTAAGCAGCCATGCGCCTTGTCCTTCCCTTCTCTCACATTAGGATGCAAAATACTACGCATCCTGAAGTTCAGCATCTCGGATTTGTGGGCAGATGACAGCAACACACACATGCAGTGTTTCGGtatggtttggtttggtttggtttggttttcctcACCAGGGTCCGGCTTCAAGTATGCTGCCCTTTTGTACATGGGTAATAATTATGTCTCTAACGATATTGTGGAAAGCCTTGTTGTTTACAGAGAGTATTTAAACCCCCCACGGGGGGCCAAAGCTTTGCAGTAAAAAGGCGGCTGTGACTTTAATTTTCCATTCTTCACCAGGGTTTCAGTGTGTCTGGATATGGCATAGTCAGTGGTAGTGACATAGAGCTGCTATTTACAGCGTGTGTTCTCTGAAGCACCCAACTTTGCATTTGGACTGCTTCCAGGGGTTTCTGCAGAAGGCAGCAAGTGAGGTCTTGGAGGTTATTCCTCCTTTGACCCACACTGGAGGACTTTGCCCCTGCGAGTACGGATTTGATCATAAATTATGTTGATTACCTTTTTAGCCCTGATAGCTCTCCTTAAGATCCATTACTGAATTGTAAATGCTCAGTCACAAACATTCATCACCCATGCGTCTTGCATTTAAATGGTGATGAAAAAGAAGGTTAAACAGTTAAGGAGAAAGAGGTTTTAGGTTCCTAAGAGAAGGGGGAAAGTTCTTAAGATTCAACTCACAGAATTTCAGGGACTTCTTCCAAAGTTCCTGAGAACTTTTACACTTTTGATTTTGGACCTAGGAACCAGCGAAGTACGAAGAATCTGAGCTACAGTTGAAAGATCATGCTCATGTATTTTTTAGCAGGAGAGAAGCCAAATCAAATACGTGTTTTCACTAAAAGTGCCAGAGATGGTATTACTCCAGTTCTccaaatgcaaaaactgaatctccaccctggcttctccccactcccccacccccactccagtcCGCCTCCTTCACAGGCCGCAAACCACGATTAAtctctttccacatctttccCTCACCAGTTCTCTCCACACCCTCAGTTCAGAAAGAAAGGCATCCTCAGAAGCCGAACACCATGTTCCCACAAGGCGTTCAataaatagcctttttttttcccctccctgtTCGAAGTCCCTTGTCATTTGTTGCTGCTGAAAAGCATTGATAAGGCAGGCAAACTAGGACACAAAATCAGGGGAGATGGAAAATGGCTTTTGTAAACCCAGGCAACCGTATTAGGGAGAGATTCGTGAGCAAATCAGTATCGCTGATGATTCATGGTCACATTTCTCCATGCTCGGCTTTgtttgcttttgaaatttatCACTCCTCTGCCTTCCATGGAGCTCTGGAATGCTCACAGGCATCACCAGAATTCCCACTTCCTCTGCTTCTGTCCCATTTAATGTATTACAGGTAGCTGTGTGTCTCCCTTCCCATAAAGTCTTAACTTCAGCTGGAGGAGCAGGAGATAACTGATAATCACCAGGAttaaagagctacagaaaggggTTTCCAGTAGGTGCAACGGCCTTTGCCTAGATTGACAAGGAGCAAAAAGTCTTTGGAATGCGCCCTCTTGTGGTCGCTCCTTTCCAGTTAATCAGAAAAGAAAGTGTGTAACCCCCTCAAGGTTCAGGGAGGGTCAGTGAGGGTAGTTCACAGAGAAGTTCAGGGCAGGGGGCGCTCAGCATCAACTCCACACTGAGATggctccctgggggaggggaaagtTCCCATGCCAGCCTCCTTAGATCCTTGTTTGAGAGTGTTCATTTCTAACTCCACAATCTGCTGGAGATGGAATTCTCCAGGCTATGTGAGCATTAACCAGTGCTTGGTGTTGTGTTGATCTCTTTCCCTATCCATCCTACAAGTGCTATCAATTTCAAAGCTAAATTACCACATAACCAGCATCTAGGTCTTGCAGAGGACGGAGACTTAACAGACTTAACGGTGTGTATAGCTGGATGCTAGCTGACCAGCTACTGGCAAGAATCAAAGTACAATAAAATACACCAACTGGAAAGCCAATGACTTTTACCTCTAGGCTTTACCTTCCCCACAGTGTTTTTCTTGAAGAGAGGACACCTAGTTAAGGCCTTGAGGTAGACGCTAAGAACACACTAACTGTGTTGAGCAATTTGGGGTGACATACAGAAAAAGGAAGTCACTTACATGTGCTGGAATACATTTCAAAATGTCTTAGAGTGATTCCCATTGgtgtgaccaaaacaattaacaTCAATCTGATAAAGACGGGCACTTTGTACCTAAACACAGCTAGAAAAGCTCAATACAAGGCACCTTAGTTTTTGTAGTCCCTCTATTGCTCTGATTGTGAGCAATCAGAGGAAAGGCAAAAATTAAACACCTGTCCCCAAACTGAGAAATCTTGAGGTTGAAAGGTGCCTCTATGGGTGTGAATTTATGGGACGTTCATGGGTGACTTGATGACTTGATTCTATGCTGTACAAAagtttataagaaaagaaaaaggcatgcCTTTTCTGTTCTCCCAGAGTTTTGACGTTCCACATAGTTGAGATGTTATGAAAGTTGAATTATTCCAAAAGCAACAAGACATCGATCTTTGCTATTCATTTTCCTATATTCGCCACAATTATTCAGATGATAAATAGCTTTCCTGTGAGCAAAATCAGCAGCGAAATGCTTGCATGGTACTCTACTTAGAGAGCTGATTGTCCATAAATGCAATCGTTAAATctgtaaaattatattaaatcgATTCGAGGTTAATGGGTGAAACTTctcagaagagaaaaatgagctGTTATAACAAACCTCTTCTAAGAACTCAAAGTTGCAAACTCAACCAGGAGGAGTTTCCCATTACACACCTTAAACTTCAGTCTGTAAACCCAATGAAACACCCTTTTCAAAAGTAGCTCTTTTCTTTCAAACTAAACACCTACCAGAGAAGTCAAAGATGACAAGATCCCACATAACTGACGGAGATCAGCACTGAGATGAAGGCCATAAGAAAGGATGTCAATGGTTGAATTCTTTCCCTGCCAAATCGCTAAATTCCAAGAGAATGATTTGCTACGCAAGTACAGTAAGTCAGGGAAAAGGGACGTATTGCTAGCATCAGTAGTGGGGTAGGCGGTGGTCAGAGACACAGGTATATTCAGTTATAGGATGCGGTTCAAGTAAATGGAGTAAGAGGTGCGGTTGAGGCCATCAGGTGGGCAAGCTGACATACAGAAGCGCCGGCTCCTTCCGCACCAACTACACAGCAGCACTCCAGACCACTGGGATCCCTCTCCTACATAGGACACAATGGCGGGAgcatttctcttctgcttctcctcaATGAAAGGTTGAAGAAAAATTGGGTGGCAACTTGGAAACTCCAATCTGACTTACTTCCTCTTTGCGCttcagaaaacaataaagtcctaatGATCTCGCCACTGGG
It includes:
- the INHBA gene encoding inhibin beta A chain, which encodes MPLLWLRGFLLASCWIIGRSSPTPGAEGHSAAPDCPSCALAALPKDGPNSQPEMVEAVKKHILNMLHLKKRPEVTQPVPKAALLNAIRKLHVGKVGENGFVEIEDDIGRRAELNELMEQTSEIITFAESGTARKTLHFEISKEGSDLSVVERAEVWLFLKVPKANRTRTKVTIRLFQQQKHPQGLLDTGDEAEEVGLKGERSELLLSEKVVDARKSTWHIFPVSSSIQRLLDQGKSSLDVRIACEQCQESGASLVLLGKRKKKEEEGEGKKKDGGEGGAEEEKEQSHRPFLMLQARQSEDHPHRRRRRGLECDGKVNICCKKQFFVSFKDIGWNDWIIAPSGYHANYCEGECPSHIAGTSGSSLSFHSTVINHYRMRGHSPFANLKSCCVPTKLRPMSMLYYDDGQNIIKKDIQNMIVEECGCS